A single region of the Anabaena sphaerica FACHB-251 genome encodes:
- the cas3 gene encoding type I-D CRISPR-associated helicase Cas3': MSENYSIQLKPVYSQTVPTPDGVKLPDNWSLSWHQLETLKALRDPNIDVVFNTAMTGDGKSLAAYLEVLQGEFSAIGLYPTNELARDQETQIKGYIDIFKPENQPRVVRLNGADLEIYAENEELKKGAALLTRVVQSEILLTNPDIFHYLHHGAYLSHDDSPDKLWGRVNKNFDLFIFDEFHVFAAPQIASVINTMLLIHCTNRRKKFLFLSATPDKDLISRLETAGFRCQEINPLEENKYQFPDHPEQEAQLKNQNWRQVARGIALNFIPLEPSFKASETWLKANIDLIVSQFQEYPGSKGAIILNSIAAVKRLTPFFQEILKPYNLTVGENTGLSSKGEKELSLSADLVLGTSTIDVGVDFKINFLIFESSDSGNFIQRLGRLGRHDGYQKNGQEIKFENYTAYALVPNFLVERLFQTDSPALQVDNIYDRPFLQQTIKEQYRKINDFHGYYRRWGAVQSFWLCCKLSDRTIKQQYAQSREKFQKACEQVFNTSLKSQAGYITGWAKDWKEVSGKSGNPIAEDAASFRGSSPLQCGLYDLTENNENERFKTYDLPGILSNLEIEMWTEAGFMRTLKETAERTGQPIAKGRFAHCLAFIKLRSYREERLNWKFTYSGDLQPIADAWKVQVLTGVGVWQPDNAWIGQIDKKLKKEGLVCYVIRRPVAEVRMRLRLPMYFQLYPISDKYSIHEATQPYSIAFGQSALLLDTLAYTVKSQGDEIWIA; encoded by the coding sequence ATGTCAGAAAACTACAGTATTCAACTCAAACCTGTTTATTCGCAAACAGTCCCCACACCTGATGGGGTTAAATTACCTGATAATTGGTCTTTATCTTGGCATCAATTAGAGACTTTAAAAGCATTGCGCGATCCAAATATTGACGTAGTTTTCAATACTGCAATGACAGGTGATGGTAAAAGTTTAGCTGCTTATTTAGAAGTTCTTCAAGGTGAATTTTCCGCGATTGGACTTTACCCAACTAATGAATTAGCGCGTGATCAAGAAACCCAAATTAAAGGATATATTGATATATTTAAACCAGAAAATCAACCTCGTGTAGTTAGATTGAATGGGGCTGATTTAGAAATTTATGCGGAAAACGAAGAATTAAAAAAAGGTGCTGCACTTTTAACTCGTGTAGTACAATCTGAAATACTTTTAACCAATCCTGATATTTTCCACTACTTACATCATGGAGCATATCTAAGCCATGATGATAGTCCTGATAAACTTTGGGGACGAGTTAATAAAAACTTTGATTTATTTATTTTTGATGAATTTCATGTTTTTGCTGCTCCCCAAATTGCCAGCGTAATTAACACCATGCTGTTAATTCATTGTACAAACCGCAGGAAAAAATTTCTCTTTCTTTCAGCTACACCAGATAAAGATTTAATCAGCAGATTAGAAACAGCAGGATTTCGTTGTCAAGAAATAAATCCTCTGGAAGAAAATAAATATCAATTTCCTGATCATCCAGAACAAGAAGCGCAACTTAAAAACCAAAATTGGCGACAGGTAGCGCGAGGAATTGCACTCAATTTCATACCTTTAGAACCGAGTTTTAAGGCTTCAGAAACTTGGTTAAAAGCCAATATTGATTTAATTGTATCTCAGTTTCAAGAATATCCAGGAAGTAAAGGCGCGATTATTCTCAATTCAATTGCAGCAGTGAAGCGACTAACTCCATTTTTTCAAGAAATTTTAAAACCCTATAATTTGACAGTAGGAGAAAATACAGGTTTATCAAGTAAAGGAGAGAAAGAGTTAAGTTTGTCGGCTGATTTAGTTTTAGGTACAAGTACAATTGATGTAGGAGTTGATTTTAAAATTAACTTTCTGATTTTTGAATCATCGGATTCTGGTAACTTTATTCAACGTTTAGGAAGATTAGGAAGACATGACGGATATCAAAAAAATGGTCAAGAGATTAAATTTGAGAATTATACAGCTTATGCTTTAGTTCCTAACTTTTTAGTTGAGCGTTTATTTCAAACAGATTCACCAGCATTACAAGTTGATAATATTTATGATCGTCCATTTTTGCAACAAACGATAAAGGAACAATATCGGAAAATTAATGATTTTCATGGCTATTATCGCCGATGGGGTGCTGTGCAGTCATTTTGGTTATGTTGTAAATTGAGTGATCGCACCATTAAACAACAATATGCTCAAAGTAGAGAAAAGTTTCAAAAAGCCTGTGAACAAGTATTTAATACAAGTTTAAAATCACAAGCTGGATATATTACAGGATGGGCTAAAGACTGGAAAGAAGTGTCAGGTAAATCAGGAAATCCCATTGCTGAAGATGCAGCTAGTTTTCGCGGTTCTAGTCCTTTGCAATGTGGATTATATGATTTAACAGAAAACAACGAAAATGAGAGATTTAAAACCTACGATTTACCGGGAATTTTAAGCAACTTAGAAATAGAAATGTGGACGGAAGCGGGATTTATGCGGACATTAAAAGAAACCGCCGAACGTACCGGACAACCCATAGCAAAAGGTAGATTTGCCCACTGTCTCGCATTTATCAAGTTGCGTTCCTATCGTGAAGAACGGTTGAACTGGAAATTTACCTATTCTGGAGACTTGCAACCCATCGCTGATGCTTGGAAAGTTCAGGTTTTAACAGGGGTGGGAGTATGGCAACCGGATAATGCTTGGATAGGTCAAATTGATAAAAAACTGAAAAAAGAGGGTTTAGTTTGTTATGTGATTCGTCGTCCAGTGGCGGAAGTGCGGATGCGGTTAAGGCTACCCATGTACTTTCAACTTTATCCCATCAGTGACAAGTACAGTATTCATGAAGCAACTCAGCCCTATTCTATAGCCTTTGGTCAATCTGCGTTGCTGTTGGATACACTTGCTTATACGGTTAAAAGCCAAGGAGATGAGATATGGATTGCTTGA
- a CDS encoding acyl--CoA ligase family protein: protein MNPKAVYQNILTPLTFIERNAKVYRDKVAIIYGNQKFTYSEFAARINCLASALRYAGIETGERVAFFVFNTPQMLEAHFAVPLAGGILVSINTRLAPQEVAHILNDSGAKFLFIDTELADIIRPVQNDLKTVKHIINIHDIERFTPLPGEDYETFIKTGNPGALPSLITDENETITINYTSGTSGYPKGVMYSHRGAYLSTLGAIIETNLTPNSVYLWTLPMFHCNGWCFPWAVTAIGGTHICLRKFHPEKVWELIQQYQVTHFNAAPVILISLLNYRERPQSLTQPITITTAGAPPSPTLIEKYTAIGAKIIHVYGLTEVYGPYTVCEYQTEWENLNNEEKGKLLARQGVTYISGDGLRVVDKNMQDIPADGKTMGEVVMQGNMVMKGYYNDPEGTEQAFRGGWFHSGDLAVMHPDGYIELRDRIKDIIITNGENVSSIEVEQCLYRHEAVLECAVVSVPHKKRGEAPKAFITLKEDVQVTEQELIQFCRSQIATFKCPIAIEFTNLPKTSTGKIQKYILRNKEWVGYERKIQGA, encoded by the coding sequence ATGAACCCAAAAGCAGTTTATCAAAACATTCTCACACCCCTCACCTTTATTGAACGCAACGCCAAAGTTTACCGTGACAAAGTTGCGATCATTTATGGAAACCAAAAATTTACATATAGCGAATTTGCAGCCCGGATCAATTGTTTAGCTTCAGCCTTACGTTATGCAGGAATAGAAACAGGCGAACGCGTCGCCTTTTTTGTTTTCAACACCCCCCAGATGCTAGAAGCCCATTTTGCAGTACCTTTAGCCGGGGGAATTTTAGTTTCTATCAACACCCGTTTAGCACCTCAAGAAGTCGCTCATATTCTCAACGATAGTGGGGCAAAATTTTTATTTATTGATACAGAACTAGCAGATATAATTCGTCCAGTTCAAAATGATTTAAAAACCGTCAAACATATTATCAATATCCATGACATAGAACGATTTACGCCCTTACCAGGAGAAGATTATGAAACATTTATCAAAACTGGTAATCCTGGAGCCTTACCTTCATTAATAACAGATGAAAATGAAACAATTACCATTAATTATACTAGCGGTACTTCCGGTTATCCTAAAGGAGTCATGTACTCCCATAGAGGCGCATATCTTAGCACATTAGGAGCGATCATAGAAACCAATTTAACACCCAACTCAGTCTATCTTTGGACATTACCAATGTTCCATTGTAACGGCTGGTGTTTTCCTTGGGCGGTTACTGCTATTGGTGGAACTCATATTTGTTTACGTAAATTTCACCCCGAAAAAGTATGGGAACTTATTCAACAATATCAAGTAACTCATTTTAATGCCGCACCAGTTATTTTAATTTCTCTGCTGAATTATCGAGAACGTCCCCAAAGTTTAACACAACCAATCACAATCACCACAGCCGGCGCACCACCGTCACCCACCTTAATAGAAAAATACACAGCTATTGGCGCAAAAATTATTCATGTTTACGGTTTAACAGAAGTTTATGGCCCCTATACAGTTTGTGAATACCAAACAGAATGGGAGAATTTAAACAACGAAGAAAAAGGCAAGTTATTAGCCCGTCAAGGAGTAACTTATATTAGCGGAGATGGGTTACGAGTCGTAGATAAAAATATGCAAGATATCCCTGCTGATGGTAAAACAATGGGAGAAGTAGTCATGCAGGGAAATATGGTCATGAAAGGTTATTATAATGATCCAGAAGGAACAGAACAAGCTTTTCGTGGCGGCTGGTTTCACAGCGGAGATTTAGCCGTCATGCACCCAGATGGCTATATTGAACTGCGCGACAGAATCAAAGACATAATCATTACCAATGGCGAAAACGTCTCTAGCATTGAAGTTGAACAATGTCTTTATCGCCATGAAGCAGTATTAGAATGTGCTGTGGTTTCTGTACCTCATAAAAAACGAGGTGAAGCACCAAAAGCCTTTATAACTTTAAAAGAAGATGTGCAAGTTACAGAACAAGAATTAATCCAATTTTGTCGTAGTCAGATAGCAACTTTTAAATGTCCCATCGCCATTGAATTTACCAATTTACCCAAAACCAGCACCGGGAAAATTCAAAAATATATCCTGCGAAATAAAGAATGGGTAGGGTATGAAAGAAAAATTCAAGGTGCTTGA
- the mntA gene encoding type VII toxin-antitoxin system MntA family adenylyltransferase antitoxin: MKNNTPTIAELQELSSQLPEKIPYLKMLVLFGSRATGNTNANSDWDFAVLWDEEKYNSYIEEHPLALFELPMLIGELFKINSDKIDIVQLNQSSWLIAHFVARDGICVFEKYPGEFDNFRSNFLKTESELKRFRQEQHRIIEIQLNKWEA, translated from the coding sequence ATGAAAAACAACACTCCCACAATTGCAGAACTTCAAGAACTATCCTCACAACTTCCTGAAAAAATACCTTACTTAAAAATGTTAGTCCTGTTTGGTTCTAGAGCAACTGGGAACACTAATGCCAATAGTGACTGGGATTTTGCTGTTTTATGGGATGAGGAAAAATATAATTCATACATAGAAGAACATCCATTAGCTTTGTTTGAGTTACCCATGTTGATTGGGGAATTATTTAAAATCAATTCTGACAAAATTGATATTGTTCAATTAAATCAATCTTCTTGGTTAATTGCTCATTTTGTTGCTCGTGACGGAATTTGTGTGTTTGAGAAATACCCTGGAGAATTTGATAATTTTCGCTCAAATTTCTTAAAAACTGAATCAGAATTAAAAAGATTCCGTCAAGAACAACATCGAATAATTGAAATACAACTAAATAAGTGGGAAGCATGA
- the hepT gene encoding type VII toxin-antitoxin system HepT family RNase toxin, with the protein MNNIDSEIVLARLQLITKYYNTLEEFSSISLDEFLADFRQQLIVERLLQLMTQGAIDINDHILSKFNPGKSYTNFEAFIELGKSQIITSELAKQIAPSSGLRNRLVHEYDDIDPNQVFKAINFALQQYPLYVRQINSYLISLAEDNG; encoded by the coding sequence ATGAATAATATAGACTCAGAAATAGTTTTAGCTAGACTACAGCTAATTACCAAATATTACAATACCTTAGAAGAATTTTCTTCTATTAGTCTTGATGAATTTTTAGCTGATTTTCGTCAACAGCTTATTGTAGAAAGACTCCTGCAATTAATGACTCAAGGTGCAATAGACATCAACGATCATATATTGTCAAAATTCAACCCTGGAAAATCTTACACTAATTTTGAGGCTTTCATTGAATTAGGTAAATCTCAAATAATTACATCAGAATTAGCGAAACAAATAGCACCATCATCAGGATTAAGAAATCGTCTAGTTCATGAATATGATGATATAGATCCAAATCAAGTTTTTAAAGCAATTAATTTTGCCTTACAGCAATATCCACTTTACGTCAGACAAATCAACTCTTATTTAATTTCATTGGCAGAAGACAATGGCTAA
- a CDS encoding WYL domain-containing protein encodes MSRKGQSITLSVSERDKAELEAIALEFGMMWGEDNPNISKLIKAIAKRELIVGKNHDWQDFRIRALHRCIGALTDIGQNEQAEIIANLLLERSELSVLLRKEIEGFLNHSRPSWRLQIDHYILREQPFQLSYQDAAERVFNFTVRYAKITPHEKRQYLDCWCEETEGNLDIPELQHNWCFRLDNINEASVMNITRKWLNNLDQIDVEMHLYKGLAFAYQTKAEDKTVEWLPDQPQVKRVIRRVSNTFWFIREIMQYSSDCIVVSPENVRSLIKKKLIEQCQRYDILGDS; translated from the coding sequence ATGAGTCGCAAAGGTCAGTCCATAACCCTGTCGGTATCAGAACGAGACAAAGCCGAACTAGAAGCGATCGCTCTCGAATTCGGTATGATGTGGGGAGAAGATAATCCAAATATCTCCAAACTCATCAAAGCGATCGCCAAACGTGAATTAATTGTTGGTAAAAATCATGACTGGCAGGATTTCCGTATTCGCGCTTTACATCGCTGTATAGGTGCATTAACCGACATCGGACAAAATGAACAAGCGGAAATTATCGCTAATTTGCTACTAGAACGCAGTGAATTATCCGTACTTTTACGGAAAGAAATAGAAGGGTTTTTAAATCATTCTCGCCCATCTTGGCGGTTGCAAATAGATCACTATATATTGCGTGAACAACCCTTTCAACTTTCCTATCAAGATGCAGCAGAACGAGTATTTAATTTTACTGTTCGTTATGCCAAAATCACACCCCATGAAAAGCGTCAATATCTTGACTGTTGGTGTGAAGAGACAGAAGGAAATCTTGACATCCCAGAATTACAACATAATTGGTGTTTTCGTTTAGACAACATTAACGAAGCATCGGTTATGAACATTACTCGAAAATGGCTTAATAACTTAGATCAAATAGATGTAGAAATGCACCTATACAAAGGTTTAGCTTTTGCCTATCAAACCAAAGCAGAAGATAAAACCGTTGAATGGCTACCAGATCAACCACAGGTGAAGCGAGTAATTAGGAGAGTATCAAATACATTCTGGTTTATTCGGGAAATTATGCAATATTCATCTGATTGTATTGTAGTCTCACCGGAAAACGTGCGATCGCTCATCAAGAAAAAACTTATAGAACAATGTCAAAGATATGACATTTTAGGTGACAGTTAA
- a CDS encoding ADP-ribosylglycohydrolase family protein, translating into MLGAIAGDIIGSVYEFDNIKTKDFPLFDDRCHFTDDTVLTLAVAEVILNADEFPDKTKYIDKFQYIQQFKSYYGEYPHASYGGHFMQWANSSSTEPYNSWGNGSAMRVSPIASAFDDLNIVLEEARHSAEVTHNHPEGIKGAQATAASIFLARTGYDKTTIKSYIQNTFGYNLEQTLDQIRPNYEYDMSCQGSVPQAIIAFLESIDFEDAIRNAISIGGDSDTIACITGGIAEAFYGGVPEYIAEWIFTKLDDHLWTITDKFMSQYYA; encoded by the coding sequence ATGTTAGGTGCGATCGCAGGTGATATTATTGGCTCAGTGTATGAGTTTGACAATATAAAAACTAAGGACTTTCCCCTTTTCGACGATAGATGTCATTTCACAGATGATACAGTGTTAACCCTGGCGGTTGCTGAAGTTATTCTCAATGCCGACGAATTCCCGGACAAAACCAAATATATTGATAAATTCCAATATATTCAGCAATTCAAATCTTATTACGGTGAATATCCCCATGCTAGTTATGGCGGTCATTTTATGCAGTGGGCAAATTCCAGTAGTACCGAGCCATACAATAGTTGGGGTAACGGTTCAGCGATGCGGGTTAGTCCGATAGCATCGGCGTTTGATGACCTAAATATTGTCTTGGAAGAAGCCCGACATAGTGCGGAAGTTACTCATAATCATCCTGAAGGCATCAAAGGCGCACAAGCAACAGCCGCATCTATCTTTTTAGCCCGTACTGGCTATGATAAAACTACCATCAAATCTTATATCCAAAATACTTTTGGTTATAACTTAGAGCAAACCTTAGACCAAATTAGACCTAATTATGAATATGATATGTCCTGTCAAGGTTCTGTTCCTCAAGCTATTATTGCTTTTTTAGAATCAATTGATTTTGAAGATGCAATTCGTAATGCTATTTCTATTGGTGGGGATAGTGACACTATTGCTTGTATTACAGGTGGTATTGCCGAAGCATTTTATGGTGGGGTTCCAGAGTATATTGCTGAATGGATATTCACTAAATTAGATGATCATCTTTGGACTATTACCGACAAATTCATGTCTCAATATTATGCCTAA
- a CDS encoding class I fructose-bisphosphate aldolase, producing the protein MTTTLLQTNSLESLLGKEAEDLLTYKAKVSSDLLHLPGADFLDRVWINSDRSPRVLRNLQQIYSTGRLANTGYLSILPVDQGIEHSAGSAFAPNPIYFDPENIVKLAIEAGCNAVATTLGVLGSVSRKYAHKIPFIVKINHNELLTYPNQFDQIMFADVWQAWHLGATAVGATIYFGSEQSPRQIQEVSQAFKHAHELGMATVLWCYLRNSNFKQDQDYHLAADLTGQANHLGVTIEADIIKQKLPECNNGYGAIAKATGKSYGKTDERVYTELTTEHPIDLTRYQVLNCYAGRVGLINSGGASGKNDFAEAVRTAVINKRAGGTGLISGRKTFQRPFEEGVQLFHAIQDIYLSPMVTIA; encoded by the coding sequence ATGACTACAACTTTATTACAAACCAATTCCCTGGAATCATTACTAGGTAAAGAAGCAGAAGATTTGCTGACCTACAAAGCCAAGGTTTCTTCAGATTTGCTGCATTTACCAGGAGCAGATTTTCTAGATCGAGTGTGGATAAATAGCGATCGCTCTCCTCGTGTGCTGCGAAATTTACAACAAATCTATTCTACTGGCAGATTAGCAAATACTGGCTATCTCTCTATTCTCCCTGTAGACCAAGGTATTGAACACTCGGCCGGGTCTGCTTTTGCACCTAATCCTATTTATTTTGACCCAGAAAATATTGTTAAATTAGCAATAGAAGCTGGTTGTAATGCTGTGGCTACAACTTTAGGTGTATTGGGCAGTGTTTCCCGCAAATATGCCCATAAAATCCCCTTTATTGTCAAAATAAATCATAATGAATTGTTGACTTATCCGAATCAATTTGACCAAATTATGTTTGCTGATGTTTGGCAAGCTTGGCATTTGGGGGCAACAGCAGTAGGGGCAACAATTTATTTTGGTTCAGAACAGTCTCCCAGACAAATTCAGGAAGTAAGTCAAGCTTTTAAACACGCCCATGAATTGGGAATGGCAACTGTACTTTGGTGTTATCTGAGAAATAGCAATTTTAAACAAGATCAAGATTATCACCTTGCGGCAGATTTAACAGGACAAGCGAATCATTTGGGTGTAACCATTGAAGCAGATATCATTAAACAAAAGTTACCGGAATGCAATAATGGTTATGGGGCAATTGCCAAAGCCACTGGTAAAAGTTACGGTAAAACTGATGAGCGAGTTTACACAGAATTAACAACGGAACACCCGATAGATTTAACTCGTTATCAAGTATTAAATTGCTATGCTGGACGAGTAGGTTTAATTAATTCTGGGGGCGCTTCTGGTAAAAATGATTTTGCGGAAGCGGTGCGGACTGCTGTCATTAATAAACGTGCTGGTGGTACAGGATTAATTTCTGGAAGGAAGACTTTCCAGCGTCCGTTTGAAGAAGGGGTGCAGCTGTTTCACGCTATTCAAGATATTTATTTATCGCCTATGGTAACTATAGCTTGA
- a CDS encoding pyridoxal phosphate-dependent aminotransferase, which produces MKLAARVSQVTPSITLAIAAKAKAMKAEGIDVCSFSAGEPDFDTPAHIKAAAAKALDEGKTKYGPAAGEPKLREAIAHKLKTDNGLDYKAENVLVTNGGKHSLYNLIVALIDPGDEVIIPAPYWLSYPEMVTLVGGKSVIVETDASTGYKITPEQLKKAITPKTKLFVLNSPSNPTGMVYTPEEIKALAKVIVDADILVVSDEIYEKILYDGAEHISIGSLGAEIFSRTLISNGFAKGYSMTGWRLGYLAGPVEIIKAASTIQGHSTSNVCTFAQYGAIAALESSQDCVEEMRQAFAKRRQVMFDRLNAIPGLSCPKPDGAFYLFPEISKTGLKSLEFCNALLEAHQVAVIPGVAFGADKNIRLSYATDMATIEKGMDRLEKFVRSRI; this is translated from the coding sequence ATGAAGCTGGCAGCAAGAGTAAGTCAGGTGACACCCTCCATAACCTTAGCGATCGCAGCTAAAGCTAAGGCCATGAAAGCAGAGGGTATTGATGTTTGTAGTTTTAGTGCGGGAGAACCGGATTTTGATACTCCAGCACATATCAAAGCCGCAGCCGCGAAGGCTTTGGATGAAGGGAAAACCAAGTATGGTCCGGCTGCTGGTGAACCAAAGTTAAGGGAAGCGATCGCCCACAAGCTCAAAACCGATAATGGTCTTGATTATAAGGCAGAGAATGTTTTAGTTACTAATGGCGGTAAGCATTCTCTTTATAATTTGATTGTGGCACTTATTGACCCCGGTGATGAGGTGATTATCCCTGCACCTTATTGGTTAAGTTATCCCGAAATGGTGACTTTGGTTGGTGGTAAGTCGGTAATTGTGGAAACTGATGCTTCTACGGGTTACAAGATTACCCCAGAACAGCTAAAGAAGGCTATTACCCCAAAAACTAAGTTATTTGTCCTCAACTCCCCTTCTAACCCCACGGGGATGGTGTACACACCAGAGGAAATTAAAGCCTTAGCTAAGGTAATTGTTGATGCAGATATTTTAGTTGTTTCTGATGAGATTTACGAAAAGATTCTCTACGATGGTGCAGAACATATCAGCATCGGTTCTTTAGGTGCGGAGATTTTTTCCCGGACTTTAATTAGTAACGGTTTTGCTAAAGGTTACTCGATGACTGGGTGGCGTTTGGGTTATTTAGCTGGACCTGTGGAAATTATTAAGGCTGCTAGTACCATTCAAGGACATAGTACATCCAATGTCTGTACTTTTGCTCAGTATGGGGCGATCGCTGCTTTGGAAAGTTCTCAAGACTGTGTAGAGGAAATGCGTCAAGCTTTCGCTAAACGTCGTCAGGTGATGTTTGACAGACTCAATGCTATTCCTGGTTTGAGTTGTCCTAAACCAGACGGCGCTTTTTACCTGTTCCCTGAGATCAGTAAAACCGGGTTGAAGTCTCTGGAATTTTGCAACGCTTTGTTGGAAGCGCATCAAGTTGCTGTTATTCCGGGTGTGGCTTTTGGTGCTGATAAGAACATCCGCCTTTCCTATGCTACGGATATGGCAACTATTGAAAAGGGGATGGATCGGTTAGAGAAGTTTGTCCGTTCTCGAATTTAA